TAATTGGGCTTTCCACGAAGAAATCGCCCTGCTTCTGTATCCACGACCTGTTAAGGTTTAGCATTATGGTATATGCCGCTTCGTAAGCATCAGAAATGTCAGTCATAAAGTCGGGATTGAGTGGATTACATCGGTGGCTCTTGCGTGGGTCGTCGAAATTTATCACGTAAAATTTCGGCTGTACCTTGTACTTATCCCGATGCTTTAGTAAGTGGTTGTAGGCAATGGTGGAAAGGTCGTCGAACTTGAAATCGTAGATGTACATACTAAAGCCTTTCTCAATCTGCTGCTTGATGTAGTTGTTTACGATTGCATAGGATTTACCGGAACCCGGAGTACCCAAAACGATTGATGCCCTAAATGGATTTACAATGTTTATCCAACCGTTGTTCCATTTGTCTTTGTAATAAAATTTGGTGGGTAGATTGACGGAATACTCATTTTCCATCAGCTTGGTTTCTTGCTGAAAGCTCTCGTTTTCGTTATTGAAAACATCGTCCATTAAATTATTTTTCAGCAATCTGCTCATCCATACGCCTGCCATCAGCAAAGCGATATAACCTAATGAAATAGTAAGCATATAAAGGAATGTACCTGTTGCCGGAGGTAGTTTTAGCAACGGGGTGTTCAGGAAAAACAGCACAAACCCAACGCCCAAAGCCACGTAAATTTTAGACCAGGTTATCTTCTCGTTTTTTACGCCTTTTGTGCCTAAGCAACTCAAAGCCAGTAGAACCAAAGCGAATGCTTTGGTATAAAGGGTGTGTGAAAACAAGCCCGCCGTCCGGTCGAAATTGCCTAATATCTTGTTGATTACTTCCAACGTCCAACTCCGTTCTAAAAAGAAACCGTAGCAGAACCAATAAAGGTGCATCAGCACCAAAAGAATACTGACTGCCCGCATAAAAGCCATTATCTTGGCAAGCCCTCTTAAATCGTCTTCTCCCTGCATTATTTTAAGTTTTAATGTTCGGGCGTGAATTTAAAGGCTCTATGGAGTGGCTCTAAGAATGTGGTTGCCATTGGCGTTCTGTGGCAGTGTTTGGCTAAATATTATTGCTGACCTCTTTGGCGTTTGCGCTTCTTCTTCATCTTATTGGCAAAGTCCTGTTCTTCGTAATCTTCGCCCTGGGCTTCGGGCAATAAGCCGCCCAGTGCTTCAATCAAACCGTCTTCGTGTTTGTCCGTAGTTAAGAAGTCGAACAAATGGTGTGGTTCTTCCGCAGGAAGATCCGCATCATTTGATGTGGATAGTTTGGGTTGTGAAACGATAGGTTCCTTAATATCGGGTTTGATGTTATTGTTCCAATAATCATTAAAGGTGTTGGCAGAAAGTTCTGTTGCCAAACGTGAACCGTTCCAAACCGCTTTGGCATTGTGGTCAATAAATGTGATACCATAAATGCGCCCTGTATCATTCCGGCGTACCACTACGTTAATACCCTGTTCTACTAATTGCTTCTTAAAAGCCTGCTCATTGCCCGTGGTTTTCAGGGCAATGGTAACAGCAGATTTTAGTGTTTGCTTAGTTGGGCTATCTTTCAAAGCGGTTTTGCATTTCGCAAAATGCAATTCCAAAGCCGGAAGCCCTGCGCTCTTTCCAAACAGCGAAGCCTTGAACGGATGCCCGGCTCTTTCGCCTTTTTCATTCAATGGAATATATAATAAGCCCTGCTGCATTTTTCCCTGTAATTCGCCCTCGATTTTCTCGGTGGTAATATTGAACAGGGAAAGCAGGGCATTGTATTCGCCCAACGTTTGGTATTGGTAATAGTTCGGCAGGTGGCGAACAACTGAAGCGATTTGACTTTTTACATCGCCTGCCCGATAATCTACCGGACGGAAAACCTTATCTGTTTGGCTGCGCTCCTTATCCGTTGCGGGTATCAATCCGTAATTACTTTCCAGTTCGCGGCATACATTCATAGACCGCATTTTCTCGAATTTGTCCGAAATCTTTTTGCCCTGCTCGTCCACGCAAACCGATACAATATGTATATGGCTGCGGTCAATATCGGTATGTTTGAATACGACAAAAGGCTGTTCGCCGTAACCCATTTCCCGCATATACTGTTCTGCCATTTCCCGAAACTTATCATCACTTACCTTGTCGTTTGGGTCAGGATTGAGCGAAATATGCAAAGTATGTTTCTCGGTATTGCGGTTGGCTATTAGGTAAGGCGCAAAAGACTGGGCTAATTGTGCAACAGAATAATGACCGCTTGCGTTTTCAATCATCTTATTGGCGAATAAAATCTGTCCGTTTTCTTTCTCTACTTTAAGCTGATTGTACGCCAACGCCCCGTATAAATTTGCACTTCTTCCAATTTTTGCTATCATTTCTACCGCTATTTTTTCAGGTGTTTGGCTTCAAATTCCTCGCTTATTTGGATAATTTTTTGACATAGCACCGCCATTTCTGCCGTCTGTTTTTCCAGTTTGTACAGAAATGCTGCGGCTTTTTTCTCGGAAAAATTCTTGTAGAGCAGCTTTACAATTTGGTTATAGTTCACGCCAATGGAACGGAACTGGCTGTGAAAAGAGGTCAGCCGCATATAGAAATCAACCGTTCCCTTGTCAATCTTAATGGTCTTTATGGTCTTGTCAAAGATGCAGGACGTTATAAAATGCGCTTTTACCTGCATACCTGATTTATCAAAAAGAGCAAGAAAGCGGGAGTGTTCCTGCGCATTAAAGGAAATTGTATAGCGGATTGTCGCCGGGTCTTCTTTAGGGCGGCGTCCGGTCTTTTTCAATTGCTTTTTGTTGTTATCGTTCATCACTAATCCATTTTAAAATCCATACAAAACCCTGACTTCGGAAGGTGTTTTCTGCCCCCTGCAAAGGGCAAGTTGTTTTGAGCATCGGAAATCATTCCGAGATGCTCAAAACACAACTTGCCGTGTTCCGGTGAACACAAAAATCCGCCCTCCGGGACGGATTGAATGTAACAGGGAAAAACGGCTCAATGCCGTTCCCGTTACGTCCTGATATGTCAAAAGACTTTTGCATAAATCCGTTAATAAAAATCACAATACAAAGTAAAGCCCTGTTTACGATAGCGTTGCACTGTACCACAGTGCCAAATGCTGCCTCTGAACGCCAAACACTGCCACCGCTATACAACCGAATGAATTTGATGAGTTCTTTGCCCCTGAATGTTGGCAGGCAGGCAGACAGCCCGTACT
The sequence above is a segment of the Chryseobacterium taklimakanense genome. Coding sequences within it:
- the mobB gene encoding conjugal transfer protein MobB: MIAKIGRSANLYGALAYNQLKVEKENGQILFANKMIENASGHYSVAQLAQSFAPYLIANRNTEKHTLHISLNPDPNDKVSDDKFREMAEQYMREMGYGEQPFVVFKHTDIDRSHIHIVSVCVDEQGKKISDKFEKMRSMNVCRELESNYGLIPATDKERSQTDKVFRPVDYRAGDVKSQIASVVRHLPNYYQYQTLGEYNALLSLFNITTEKIEGELQGKMQQGLLYIPLNEKGERAGHPFKASLFGKSAGLPALELHFAKCKTALKDSPTKQTLKSAVTIALKTTGNEQAFKKQLVEQGINVVVRRNDTGRIYGITFIDHNAKAVWNGSRLATELSANTFNDYWNNNIKPDIKEPIVSQPKLSTSNDADLPAEEPHHLFDFLTTDKHEDGLIEALGGLLPEAQGEDYEEQDFANKMKKKRKRQRGQQ
- the mobA gene encoding conjugal transfer protein MobA, giving the protein MNDNNKKQLKKTGRRPKEDPATIRYTISFNAQEHSRFLALFDKSGMQVKAHFITSCIFDKTIKTIKIDKGTVDFYMRLTSFHSQFRSIGVNYNQIVKLLYKNFSEKKAAAFLYKLEKQTAEMAVLCQKIIQISEEFEAKHLKK